AAGCTCCTTCTACGCCGAGAAGGAACAGAACCAGCGAAACACCAGTATCCTGCTAATGTCGCTGACCGGACTGCTTGTGGCCCTGGGGGGAATAATAGTTTACGCCGAAGGGGGCGATCCCTTATTGGGAGTGGGTGTGGCGTTCATCGTGGCTTCCGTAATGGGCGCTTTCTCATGGTTCGCGGGGGCCTCGATTATACTGGCCATGAGCGGGGCGAAAAAGGTTACCCATGAATCCGATCCACAGCTGTTCAACGTGGTGGAAGAGATGAAAATAGCCTCGGGCCTTCCCATGCCGGACGTATATATCATCGAGGAAGACGCGCCCAACGCCTTCGCCACCGGGCGGGACCAGGACCATTCGGCGGTGGCGGTGACACGGGGGTTGCTCAACAAGCTCAACCGCGACGAGCTTCAGGGGGTGATAGCCCACGAGTTTTCCCACATCCGCAACCTGGACATCCGTTACGCCATGCTGGTGGGGGTGCTGGTTGGGGCCACGGCCCTTATCGCGGACGCGTTTCTCCGGGGCTTTGGGCGGGGGGGCAAACGCGGTAGCAACCCGGCCCTGCTGGCGCTGGCGCTGGTTTTCGCGATTCTGGCGCCCATCAGCGCGAAGATACTGCAAATGGCCATATCCCGTAGCCGCGAGTTCATGGCGGACGCTTCGGCGGTGGAGCTTACAAGAAACCCGGACGGGCTGGCCTCGGCCCTGGCGAAGATCACTCAAGACCCCGCCCCGCTGGCGGCGGCCAACCGCGCCACCCAGCATCTCTACATCGTAAACCCCGTGAAGAGTTTCAACATGGACTCCAAGGCGCTCTTCTCCACCCATCCACCCACCGAGGCGCGCATCAACAAGCTTGTGGCCATGGGCGCCACGGGGAAATACACGGCTTAACCTTAAGGCCCAGACGAAAAAAAAGACGCGCGGTTTTCAGGCCTCGCGTCTTTAAAGTGGACGATGGGGATTTACTGCATGTCTATATAGCCGCAGGGGCAGTTCTCGGCGCACTTGCTACAACCGATGCAGTTCTCCAGCTTAAAGGCGTAATCCTTCGGGCCGTTCTTTATGACCGCGTTGTCCTGACAGTACATCCAGCAGTTCTCGCAGTCGAAACAGGCGCCG
This DNA window, taken from Nitrospinota bacterium, encodes the following:
- a CDS encoding M48 family metallopeptidase gives rise to the protein MSLTGLLVALGGIIVYAEGGDPLLGVGVAFIVASVMGAFSWFAGASIILAMSGAKKVTHESDPQLFNVVEEMKIASGLPMPDVYIIEEDAPNAFATGRDQDHSAVAVTRGLLNKLNRDELQGVIAHEFSHIRNLDIRYAMLVGVLVGATALIADAFLRGFGRGGKRGSNPALLALALVFAILAPISAKILQMAISRSREFMADASAVELTRNPDGLASALAKITQDPAPLAAANRATQHLYIVNPVKSFNMDSKALFSTHPPTEARINKLVAMGATGKYTA